A single Botrytis cinerea B05.10 chromosome 1, complete sequence DNA region contains:
- the Bcjip5 gene encoding Bcjip5: protein MFENLCTLPLSSELFTQALHPTEPILSVGLSSGHVQCFRLPAAEAAAEDEDGDTSVVSTGTSTIDTEWRTRRHKGSCRTLGYNHDGEVLYSAGTDSLLKAAASSTGQVTSKILIPNTNTDKLDPPTLLHALSPQTLLLTTDSCALHLYDLRDNSSFKSGKPAQTHYPHDDYISSLSPLPPTEMSTSGFSKQWITTGGTTLAVTDLRRGVLVKSEDQEEELLSSVFVGGLPARGKYGREKVCVGNGNGVITLWEKGVWDDQSERIIVDGGGKAGGESLDAMIAMPEELEGGYGGKCVVVGCGDGSVRIVRVGGTKGVVEDMKHDDIEAVVAVGFDVEGRLISGGGDTVKVWQEKVEEEEEEEEEEEQEDIEDNDDVMGGGGKHALERDSDDSDARADSSDEEDGGRKKRKKKKKGKKNQVGNGILKFKGME, encoded by the exons ATGTTTGAAAACCTCTGCACTTTACCTCTCAGCTCCGAGCTCTTCACCCAAGCTCTACATCCCACCGAACCCATTCTCTCGGTTGGTCTTTCGTCGGGCCATGTACAATGTTTTCGATTACCGGCTGCTGAAGCTGCTgctgaggatgaggatggagataCGAGTGTGGTGAGCACGGGGACTAGTACCATTGATACGGAATGGAGAACTAGGAGACACAAGGGAAGTTGTAGGACTTTGGGGTATAATCATGATGGTGAAG TTCTCTACTCCGCTGGCACTGATTCCCTCCTCAAAGCCGCCGCATCTTCCACCGGCCAAGTAACCTCCAAAATCCTCATccccaacaccaacaccgaTAAACTCGATCCTCCCACCCTCCTGCATGCCCTCTCTCCCCAAACTCTCCTCCTAACCACCGATTCCTGCGCTCTCCATCTCTACGATCTCCGCGacaattcttctttcaaatctgGTAAACCAGCCCAGACACATTATCCACACGATGATTACATATCCAGTTTATCACCACTCCCACCCACAGAAATGAGCACGAGCGGGTTTAGCAAACAGTGGATCACGACGGGAGGAACTACATTGGCAGTTACGGATCTTAGGAGAGGAGTACTTGTCAAGAGTGAAGATCAGGAAGAGGAATTACTGAGTAGTGTTTTTGTGGGCGGGTTACCTGCGAGGGGAAAATACGGGAGAGAAAAAGTCTGTGTAGGTAATGGAAATGGGGTTATTACGCTTTGGGAAAAGGGAGTTTGGGATGATCAGAGCGAGAGGATTATTGTTGATGGAGGTGGAAAGGCGGGGGGCGAGAGTCTGGATGCGATGATTGCGATGCCCGAGGAATTAGAGGGTGGCTATGGAGGAAAATGTGTGGTGGTTGGTTGTGGAGATGGCAGTGTGAGGATTGTGCGGGTGGGGGGAACGAAGGGGGTAGTGGAGGATATGAaacatgatgatattgaggcGGTGGTTGCGgttggatttgatgttgaaggaAGACTTATCTCTGGAGGTGGAGATACGGTCAAAGTTTGGCAAGAAaaggttgaggaagaagaagaggaagaggaagaagaagaacaagaggATATCGAGGATAACGACGATGTCATGGGCGGTGGTGGAAAACACGCATTGGAAAGAGACAGCGATGATAGCGATGCCAGAGCAGATAGTAgtgacgaggaagatggcGGCCGTAAGAAacgcaagaagaagaagaagggaaagaaaaaccaggttggaaatggaattttgaagttcAAGGGCATGGAATAA